Proteins co-encoded in one Gracilimonas sp. genomic window:
- a CDS encoding dipeptide epimerase, producing MSHFKVDWEVFPLKLKEVFTISRGSKSQVPNVFLSITKDGFTGYGEAGPNTRYNETPEKVKEYFDSLPDDFFDEIEHAEEITEKLEGLNLSSIQSAKCAIEMAWLDWWAKSQDQPLWRLWGIGSPTGPVTSYTIGLDKPERMQKKIQEAGQYPVYKIKLGTDRDREIIQAIREVTDKPLRVDANEGWTNLDQAKREIEFLATQNVELIEQPMPADEFELMKKLKQWSPLPLAADESFRGNEDLREIAEAFHVINIKLMKIGSLVKARQVLKEARSLGMEVMIGCMIESSLANAAGTLLALEADYADLDGHLLIGNDPFSGLTVLESREIELSEKPGFGVSK from the coding sequence ATGTCTCATTTTAAGGTCGATTGGGAAGTATTCCCGCTTAAGCTAAAAGAAGTTTTCACCATCTCAAGAGGATCAAAATCTCAGGTACCCAATGTATTTCTGTCTATAACCAAAGATGGATTTACCGGTTATGGAGAGGCCGGTCCTAATACGCGATACAATGAGACTCCGGAAAAAGTAAAAGAGTACTTTGATTCGCTACCCGATGACTTTTTTGATGAAATTGAACATGCGGAAGAAATAACTGAAAAGCTGGAAGGCCTGAATCTATCCTCCATTCAGTCAGCAAAATGCGCAATCGAAATGGCATGGCTGGATTGGTGGGCCAAATCCCAGGATCAACCATTGTGGAGGTTATGGGGTATAGGTTCTCCAACAGGCCCGGTGACCTCCTACACCATCGGCTTGGATAAGCCTGAAAGAATGCAGAAGAAAATTCAGGAAGCCGGTCAGTATCCGGTTTACAAGATCAAGCTGGGAACGGACAGGGACAGAGAGATTATTCAGGCTATCAGAGAAGTCACAGACAAACCCCTTCGGGTGGATGCCAATGAAGGCTGGACAAACCTTGACCAGGCCAAAAGAGAGATCGAGTTTTTAGCCACCCAAAATGTAGAATTGATTGAACAACCCATGCCTGCTGATGAGTTTGAGCTCATGAAAAAATTGAAGCAATGGTCACCATTGCCACTGGCTGCTGATGAAAGCTTTCGGGGAAATGAAGACCTCCGGGAAATAGCAGAAGCTTTCCATGTGATTAACATCAAACTGATGAAAATAGGAAGCTTGGTTAAAGCGAGACAGGTTCTGAAAGAAGCCCGTTCTTTGGGAATGGAGGTCATGATAGGGTGCATGATCGAAAGCTCTTTGGCGAACGCTGCAGGAACACTATTGGCCCTTGAAGCAGACTACGCCGACCTGGACGGCCACCTTTTGATAGGGAATGATCCGTTTAGTGGTTTAACAGTGCTGGAATCACGAGAAATTGAATTATCGGAGAAACCGGGTTTCGGGGTTAGTAAGTGA
- a CDS encoding DUF2085 domain-containing protein, whose amino-acid sequence MLSALLFLDIAALGPGLFSSSSIAINSWQFAIFDVLCHQDPARSYTLSGVQMAVCARCFGIYGALLAGWILLPVYALLKKRGQNIEKGWLIAAILLNLVDVSGNYFGLWTNTLTSRFIMGALFGLPLAFILVHEFFTLNNSE is encoded by the coding sequence TTGCTGTCGGCACTGTTGTTTCTGGATATTGCAGCCCTGGGCCCCGGTCTGTTTTCATCTTCATCAATAGCTATAAACAGCTGGCAATTTGCCATATTTGATGTGCTATGCCATCAGGATCCTGCCCGCTCATATACTCTTTCCGGGGTTCAAATGGCCGTTTGTGCAAGATGTTTTGGTATTTATGGGGCATTGTTGGCCGGCTGGATTTTACTGCCTGTGTATGCCCTGTTAAAAAAGCGGGGACAAAACATAGAAAAGGGCTGGTTAATTGCTGCTATTCTGTTAAATTTAGTTGATGTTTCGGGAAACTATTTCGGCCTTTGGACGAATACCCTTACCTCAAGATTTATTATGGGTGCCTTATTTGGATTACCGCTCGCATTTATCTTGGTACATGAATTTTTCACACTTAATAATTCGGAGTAA
- a CDS encoding sugar transferase, producing the protein MLKLKRYREVIFTSILDFLIVLASWFVFHSFYPNTMNILIQDFNLDFISGGIIISFYWLAIFVVMGSYKKLYLVSRLDEFIKVLKASVLGALILYFIININESISISEQRMIIITYWATIFVLLALNRFIVRTIQKYYAQRGKGLHRTVIIGTGQTAKAAYDDLNRNKILGMQVLGFIQVNGKAPDPETGITEEDVIGNLDQIKEILEERQVQDILVALEPDRRQDLVDVISKVDAPEISLKLLPDFYQLVSGLSKTNQIFGMPLVEISPEPMPLWEKTIKRAFDIIVSAVVLLLTFPFLILIGLAVRLTSPGPAIYRQRRVGRNGKIFTIYKFRTMLDNAEKHSGPTWAKKDDPRVTKLGYWLRKLRVDEVPQFINVLKGDMSLVGPRPERPHFVEQFSKQIPLYTRRLRVRPGITGWAQVKWKYDASLDDVKEKTKFDLFYIENASLRMDAKILINTMITVIKGKGQ; encoded by the coding sequence GTGCTGAAGTTAAAAAGATATCGGGAAGTAATTTTTACCAGTATTCTGGATTTCCTCATCGTATTGGCCAGTTGGTTTGTATTTCATTCCTTCTATCCGAATACGATGAATATTCTGATTCAGGATTTTAACCTGGATTTTATTTCCGGCGGTATCATTATAAGCTTTTATTGGCTGGCTATTTTTGTGGTGATGGGGTCATATAAAAAGCTATATCTCGTATCCCGCCTCGATGAGTTTATAAAAGTACTGAAAGCCAGTGTGCTTGGGGCGCTCATCTTATACTTCATCATTAATATCAACGAGAGTATATCCATCAGCGAACAGCGGATGATTATCATCACCTATTGGGCTACCATTTTTGTGCTGTTGGCGTTAAACCGGTTTATCGTTCGTACCATCCAGAAATACTATGCGCAAAGAGGAAAAGGACTGCACCGTACGGTGATTATCGGTACCGGCCAAACTGCCAAAGCGGCCTACGATGATTTGAACCGTAATAAAATACTGGGGATGCAGGTGCTCGGGTTTATACAGGTGAATGGAAAAGCACCCGACCCCGAAACAGGTATTACCGAAGAGGACGTAATCGGTAACCTCGATCAGATTAAAGAAATACTGGAAGAACGGCAGGTTCAGGATATTTTAGTAGCCCTGGAGCCTGACCGCCGGCAGGATTTGGTGGATGTTATTTCTAAAGTGGATGCTCCCGAGATCTCACTCAAATTATTACCCGATTTTTATCAGCTGGTGAGCGGACTCAGTAAAACCAACCAGATTTTTGGAATGCCGCTGGTTGAAATTTCCCCGGAACCGATGCCTCTTTGGGAAAAAACGATTAAAAGAGCATTTGATATCATTGTCTCTGCGGTTGTTTTACTGCTCACCTTCCCCTTCTTGATTTTGATAGGTTTGGCCGTTCGCCTTACATCACCGGGGCCGGCTATTTACCGGCAGAGAAGAGTGGGGAGAAACGGTAAGATTTTCACCATCTATAAATTCCGCACCATGCTGGATAATGCGGAAAAGCACAGCGGACCCACCTGGGCAAAGAAAGATGATCCTCGCGTAACCAAGCTTGGCTACTGGTTAAGAAAGCTGCGGGTTGACGAAGTACCACAGTTTATAAATGTATTGAAAGGCGATATGAGTTTGGTAGGCCCCCGGCCGGAACGCCCTCATTTTGTGGAGCAATTCAGTAAACAAATTCCCCTATACACTCGCAGGCTGAGAGTTCGACCAGGGATAACCGGCTGGGCTCAGGTAAAATGGAAATACGATGCATCACTCGATGATGTAAAAGAGAAAACAAAATTCGACCTGTTTTATATTGAAAACGCATCACTAAGAATGGATGCGAAAATCCTGATTAACACTATGATTACCGTCATAAAAGGAAAGGGACAGTAG
- a CDS encoding type II CAAX endopeptidase family protein — protein sequence MNQEKETASSHSEYQQVYENSKPTPWVERNGFAHWGMAIAWVFVALIAFNVVGIIVGFVGVLATAESLDVQTILDELSTNFDILFLANSSGQILIMALATLLVVKLHAVKGDRKEFLRMKLSGNVWQVTALAAVLFVVAQPTILFLGWLNSFLPVPEAMAQMQETMAEMISNFLKSDNALLLGVFHIGLVPAVCEEIMYRGYVQRAFEKSWGITAAILISGAIFGAYHLQISNFLPLATLGVFLAYVTYISDSLIPAMVAHFVNNGGQVVASSFYPEMLDEKITPEMDIPVLLVIGSVVLTTGLLYYLYTLKPKEQES from the coding sequence ATGAATCAGGAAAAAGAGACGGCATCTTCGCACAGTGAGTATCAGCAAGTATATGAAAACAGTAAGCCAACCCCGTGGGTAGAACGTAATGGTTTTGCCCACTGGGGAATGGCTATTGCCTGGGTTTTTGTAGCACTAATCGCGTTTAACGTTGTTGGAATAATTGTTGGGTTCGTAGGAGTTTTAGCTACAGCTGAAAGCCTGGATGTGCAAACCATACTGGACGAGCTTTCCACCAACTTTGACATCCTTTTTCTGGCAAACTCCTCGGGTCAAATTCTCATCATGGCCCTTGCTACACTGCTGGTTGTCAAACTTCACGCAGTAAAGGGAGACCGGAAAGAATTTCTCAGAATGAAGCTTTCCGGGAATGTGTGGCAGGTAACCGCTTTGGCCGCCGTTCTTTTTGTTGTTGCTCAGCCCACTATTCTCTTTTTAGGATGGCTGAATTCCTTTCTGCCGGTTCCGGAAGCCATGGCTCAAATGCAGGAGACCATGGCCGAAATGATTTCAAACTTTCTGAAATCAGATAATGCCCTGCTTTTGGGAGTATTTCATATTGGTTTGGTACCGGCGGTGTGCGAAGAGATTATGTATCGGGGATATGTGCAGCGGGCTTTTGAAAAAAGCTGGGGCATAACGGCTGCTATCTTAATATCAGGGGCTATCTTCGGAGCCTATCACCTTCAAATTTCAAACTTTTTACCGCTGGCCACTTTAGGTGTTTTCCTGGCCTATGTTACCTACATCTCTGATAGTCTGATTCCGGCTATGGTTGCTCACTTTGTAAATAACGGCGGACAAGTAGTAGCCAGCAGCTTTTACCCGGAAATGCTGGATGAGAAAATTACCCCGGAAATGGACATCCCTGTTCTTTTGGTAATTGGCAGTGTCGTTTTAACCACAGGTTTGCTTTATTACCTGTACACGTTGAAACCAAAAGAGCAGGAATCATGA
- a CDS encoding polyprenol monophosphomannose synthase, which yields MASDTLIIVPTYNEAHNITRLIERVMNLENQVDILVIDDGSPDGTADFVRKAQKEYSSRVALIERSGKLGLGTAYVKGFEYALDKGYDYVCEMDADFSHDPDDAERLINEVKSGKADVAVGSRYANGISIINWPLSRLILSYCANIYARTITGLPIFDTTAGFKCIHRKVLESISIERIKSNGYAFQIELHFRAWKAGFKLKEVSIVFREREEGVSKMSKAIVREAIWRVWALKFRSIFGAL from the coding sequence ATGGCTTCAGATACCTTAATTATTGTCCCCACATACAACGAAGCGCACAACATAACCAGACTGATTGAGCGCGTGATGAATCTTGAAAACCAGGTGGATATTCTTGTGATTGATGACGGTTCACCGGATGGAACCGCTGATTTTGTACGGAAAGCCCAGAAAGAATATTCCAGTCGGGTGGCACTTATCGAACGTTCCGGTAAACTGGGGTTGGGCACGGCTTACGTAAAAGGTTTTGAGTACGCCCTGGATAAAGGCTACGATTATGTATGTGAAATGGACGCCGATTTCTCCCACGATCCTGATGATGCCGAGAGGCTGATTAACGAGGTGAAATCGGGTAAGGCTGATGTAGCCGTAGGCTCCCGGTATGCAAACGGAATTAGTATTATAAACTGGCCGTTAAGCCGTTTGATATTATCCTACTGTGCCAACATTTATGCCCGCACCATTACAGGGCTGCCCATTTTTGATACTACCGCCGGTTTTAAATGTATTCACCGGAAGGTACTGGAGTCTATTTCTATTGAGCGGATAAAATCGAACGGGTATGCTTTTCAGATTGAGCTACACTTCAGAGCCTGGAAAGCCGGTTTTAAACTGAAAGAAGTTTCGATTGTATTCCGGGAGCGGGAAGAAGGGGTTTCTAAGATGTCGAAGGCCATTGTGAGAGAAGCCATCTGGCGCGTTTGGGCGCTTAAATTCCGCAGTATTTTTGGTGCTCTGTAA
- a CDS encoding phosphatidate cytidylyltransferase, protein MSELVKRILFAVPAAILFIFLTWMGGWYFKGFIIFIGFFIQQEVMRLMSSAGNPTDQYFPYTIGLWIMLFPVLPYAFEIGLGILLLFIAIQTFDVSEESITKLSTSFFAGLYAPLGLLCLMLIRDLGTNETGFLLTLAAVLMVWGGDVFAYFGGRSFGKRKLAPSISPNKTWEGFISGYFGCFVGLAIALYAIPFETSVTMTLTLPLILLVGTFGPVGDLIESKIKRKAGVKDSSDLLPGHGGFFDRFDALLLVAPAVYIYLQLIQEFGYVSF, encoded by the coding sequence TTGAGTGAACTTGTAAAACGCATTCTTTTTGCGGTACCTGCAGCAATTTTATTCATTTTCTTGACATGGATGGGAGGCTGGTACTTCAAAGGCTTCATCATTTTTATAGGATTTTTTATTCAGCAGGAAGTGATGCGGTTGATGAGCAGTGCGGGCAATCCCACCGATCAATACTTTCCCTACACCATAGGTTTGTGGATTATGCTGTTCCCGGTACTTCCTTATGCTTTTGAAATAGGACTGGGCATTCTACTCCTCTTCATTGCCATTCAAACTTTTGATGTGTCCGAAGAGAGTATCACTAAATTGAGCACTTCTTTTTTTGCGGGATTGTATGCTCCCCTTGGTCTTCTTTGCCTGATGCTGATTCGGGATCTTGGCACCAACGAAACCGGCTTCCTGCTAACCCTGGCTGCCGTACTAATGGTGTGGGGCGGGGATGTGTTTGCCTACTTCGGTGGACGTTCATTCGGGAAAAGAAAACTGGCTCCTTCCATCAGTCCCAATAAAACCTGGGAAGGTTTTATATCGGGTTATTTTGGGTGCTTTGTGGGGTTGGCCATTGCCTTATATGCCATCCCATTTGAAACGAGTGTAACGATGACTCTGACTCTTCCGTTAATTTTGTTGGTGGGCACCTTTGGTCCCGTCGGGGATTTAATTGAAAGCAAAATCAAAAGAAAAGCCGGTGTAAAAGATTCTTCTGATTTACTTCCGGGGCACGGAGGATTCTTTGATCGTTTTGATGCACTGCTACTGGTAGCACCCGCCGTTTATATTTATTTACAGCTCATTCAGGAATTTGGATATGTCTCATTTTAA
- a CDS encoding acetyl-CoA carboxylase carboxyltransferase subunit alpha yields the protein MQYLDFEQPIAELEGKIEELKELSNVSDGVLDKEIQSLKKRVDKLRESIFSNLTRWQRVQLARHPDRPYTLDYIYKITENFVELHGDRYHADDKAIVGGLATIDGQSVMIIGHQKGRDTNSRKYRNFGMANPEGYRKAHRLMKLAEKFDIPIITLLDTPGAYPGLEAEERGQAEAIAKNLKMMAMLKVPFVTIVIGEGASGGAIGIGMGNEVYMMENTWYSVISPESCSSILWKTWDYKEQAAAVLKLTAVDLEELDVIDGVIPEPMGGAHRDHDEAASALKKQILQSLKRLKKLKPEKLIEQRIDKYAAMGEWKVVK from the coding sequence ATGCAGTATTTAGATTTTGAACAACCCATTGCCGAACTCGAAGGTAAAATTGAAGAACTCAAAGAACTTTCAAATGTAAGTGATGGCGTATTGGATAAAGAGATTCAAAGCCTGAAAAAAAGGGTTGATAAGCTCAGAGAATCTATCTTTAGTAATCTCACCCGCTGGCAAAGAGTACAGCTGGCCCGCCACCCGGATCGGCCTTACACACTGGATTACATCTACAAAATCACGGAGAATTTTGTAGAGCTCCATGGAGACCGCTACCATGCTGATGATAAAGCTATTGTTGGCGGACTGGCTACCATTGACGGGCAGTCGGTTATGATTATCGGACACCAAAAAGGTCGGGATACCAACAGCCGTAAATACCGCAATTTTGGAATGGCCAATCCGGAGGGATATCGGAAAGCCCACCGGCTGATGAAGCTTGCCGAAAAGTTCGATATTCCCATCATCACGCTGTTGGATACACCCGGTGCTTACCCCGGCCTGGAAGCCGAAGAACGCGGTCAGGCTGAAGCCATCGCTAAAAACCTGAAAATGATGGCGATGCTGAAAGTGCCTTTCGTGACCATTGTAATTGGTGAAGGAGCAAGTGGCGGAGCGATTGGTATAGGCATGGGGAATGAAGTTTATATGATGGAGAATACCTGGTATTCGGTTATTTCTCCGGAATCCTGTTCTTCCATTTTATGGAAAACCTGGGACTACAAAGAGCAGGCTGCAGCAGTTTTAAAACTGACAGCCGTTGACCTTGAAGAACTTGATGTGATTGACGGTGTGATACCCGAGCCTATGGGCGGAGCTCACCGTGATCATGATGAAGCCGCTTCCGCTCTCAAAAAACAAATTCTGCAGAGCCTCAAGCGTCTCAAAAAACTTAAACCTGAGAAACTCATCGAACAACGCATCGACAAGTACGCTGCCATGGGTGAGTGGAAGGTAGTTAAGTAA
- a CDS encoding thioesterase family protein yields MEFPDKQPIIEYTHRLRSRYGETDRMGYAYYGRYLEYFEVARTEMIRSYGLSYREMEDSGVMLPVIHAELEYKMPITYDEEMHIKVMVYDMPTVRLQTFYEVRTSASDKVHVFGEVSLCFMDRESRKPLRAPESFLQGIKGQLNG; encoded by the coding sequence GTGGAATTCCCGGACAAGCAGCCTATCATTGAATATACGCACCGACTCCGAAGCCGGTATGGTGAGACCGATAGGATGGGATACGCGTATTATGGTCGTTACCTGGAATATTTTGAAGTAGCCCGTACTGAGATGATTCGCTCATACGGGCTTTCATATCGGGAGATGGAAGATTCCGGTGTGATGTTGCCAGTGATTCATGCCGAGCTGGAATATAAAATGCCCATCACCTATGACGAGGAAATGCATATTAAAGTGATGGTATATGATATGCCCACCGTTCGGCTTCAAACTTTTTATGAAGTAAGAACTTCAGCATCCGATAAGGTGCATGTGTTTGGGGAAGTCAGTCTTTGTTTTATGGATCGTGAATCCCGAAAACCTCTGCGCGCACCCGAATCTTTTCTTCAGGGTATTAAAGGTCAGCTAAACGGGTAA
- a CDS encoding glycosyltransferase, with translation MQNAAPHISVVIVNYKVKEYIANLLNSLKKAQHDFALEIFVVDNDSGDDSVSYLKERYPEVNYIANEENVGFGKANNQAIRQAKGEFTLIINPDTLVSEDTLDVLVNHMNENPECGAAGCKILNPDGTFAPESRRSIPTIWSASCKVFGLNTLFPESKLFSQYYLSWMGEDEASEIPVLSGSFMFWRTDLLKELDGFDERFFMYGEDIDLCYRVQKTDFRIDYVPDTSIIHYKGESTKKGDLRYIRIFNKALYQFFDKHYSARYSLFFRIFIYLAIWLKTALSFISTNLKKLKPVFADLILLNLSVALGFLIRYGIKGTNILTPEGTKYLWINLLMTLLFLFSGSLLGMFKKNKESISTALKALSITYSGVVIITFFVRNLAYSRLGLIFGFILGVIFFVTFKLIRANRKDAGNMNRGRLRNSRVILVGDAGQSADIISKIHTRPDWSYEVVGYVNVDEDDEKALGGLTQLRDLVKAYQVDQVFFALNSISYKQMLKEISNLQKEEIVFKLIPDSMDFILGKSNVEYLEVIPLVEVEFEYSKPINRLLKRLLDLGLSVPLFVLLLLVCWPAVLFSRRDWVFVDGIKLYRQIEQNKWKNRLRLLWYVISGKLSLVGAPISESVMEQSSTAKKGVTGLIQISKNRIQQEEEAESFGLYYLQNYSLWMDIDILIKTIFNGPHPLEILSETEKKD, from the coding sequence GTGCAAAATGCAGCTCCTCATATCTCGGTGGTTATTGTTAACTATAAGGTTAAAGAGTATATAGCCAATCTCCTTAACTCTTTAAAAAAAGCACAGCACGACTTTGCCCTGGAAATATTTGTTGTGGACAATGACTCCGGCGATGATTCCGTTTCCTACCTCAAAGAGCGATATCCGGAAGTTAATTACATAGCCAATGAGGAGAATGTCGGTTTTGGGAAGGCGAACAACCAGGCCATCAGGCAGGCAAAAGGGGAGTTTACGCTGATCATTAACCCGGATACGCTGGTAAGTGAAGATACGCTTGATGTATTGGTGAACCACATGAATGAAAACCCGGAGTGTGGGGCGGCGGGGTGCAAAATTTTAAATCCGGATGGTACTTTTGCTCCGGAATCCCGGCGTTCGATCCCTACTATTTGGTCAGCTTCGTGCAAAGTTTTTGGGCTGAATACGTTATTCCCGGAAAGTAAACTGTTTAGCCAATACTACCTGAGCTGGATGGGTGAAGATGAGGCCAGTGAAATCCCAGTGCTTTCCGGATCCTTTATGTTCTGGCGAACCGATTTACTCAAAGAGCTGGACGGTTTCGATGAGCGCTTTTTTATGTATGGGGAAGATATCGATTTGTGCTACCGCGTTCAGAAAACAGATTTTCGAATTGATTACGTGCCCGATACCTCTATCATTCACTATAAAGGAGAGAGCACCAAGAAAGGTGATCTGCGGTACATCCGAATCTTTAATAAAGCGCTGTATCAATTTTTTGACAAGCACTATAGCGCCCGGTACAGTTTATTTTTTCGGATATTTATCTATCTGGCTATTTGGTTGAAAACGGCTCTTTCTTTTATCTCAACCAATCTGAAAAAACTGAAGCCCGTATTTGCCGACCTGATATTACTGAATTTGTCGGTGGCTTTAGGGTTTTTGATCCGCTACGGAATAAAGGGCACAAACATATTGACCCCGGAAGGAACCAAATACCTTTGGATAAACCTGTTGATGACGCTCTTATTCCTCTTTAGCGGAAGCTTGCTGGGGATGTTTAAAAAGAATAAGGAATCAATTTCAACGGCTCTTAAAGCGTTAAGTATTACTTATTCCGGAGTGGTAATAATCACGTTTTTTGTAAGGAATCTTGCTTACTCGCGGTTGGGGCTGATATTTGGATTTATTTTGGGAGTGATTTTTTTCGTCACCTTTAAACTCATCAGAGCAAACAGGAAGGATGCTGGAAACATGAACAGGGGCAGACTGAGGAATTCACGGGTAATTCTGGTTGGTGATGCCGGGCAGTCGGCTGATATCATTTCAAAAATACACACGCGTCCCGACTGGAGTTATGAAGTGGTAGGCTATGTGAATGTGGATGAAGATGATGAAAAAGCATTGGGAGGGCTGACTCAGCTTCGTGATCTGGTAAAAGCCTATCAGGTAGATCAGGTGTTTTTTGCGTTGAATTCCATCAGCTATAAGCAGATGCTGAAGGAAATATCCAATCTTCAGAAAGAAGAAATTGTATTTAAGCTGATCCCGGACTCCATGGATTTCATTTTGGGGAAATCTAATGTGGAATACCTCGAAGTTATTCCCCTGGTTGAAGTAGAGTTTGAATATTCCAAGCCCATAAATCGGTTGCTGAAAAGATTGCTGGATCTTGGGTTATCGGTTCCTTTGTTCGTGTTGCTGTTGTTGGTCTGCTGGCCGGCCGTGCTGTTTTCGAGACGAGACTGGGTTTTTGTGGATGGCATAAAACTGTACCGGCAGATAGAGCAAAATAAGTGGAAAAACCGGCTCCGGTTATTGTGGTATGTGATTTCAGGTAAGCTGAGTTTAGTCGGGGCGCCCATCAGTGAATCAGTAATGGAGCAATCAAGCACCGCCAAAAAGGGGGTTACGGGCCTCATTCAAATCAGCAAAAACCGGATTCAGCAGGAAGAGGAAGCCGAAAGCTTTGGCTTGTATTACCTGCAAAACTATTCGCTGTGGATGGATATTGATATCCTGATAAAAACCATATTTAATGGTCCGCATCCTTTAGAAATATTATCAGAAACAGAGAAAAAGGACTAA
- the tgt gene encoding tRNA guanosine(34) transglycosylase Tgt: MYTLKKTASTTKARLGELQTAHGTIQTPIFMPVGTLGTVKGVSQDTLVDQIKAQIILGNTYHLYLRPGCDIIKEAGGLHKFMNWDLPILTDSGGYQIFSLSDNRELDEEGAHFQSHIDGSRHTFTPENVVETQRILGSDIMMLLDECPPYPSSYDYAKNSMELTHRWAKRGRKAFLETEPLYGHEQAQFGIVQGGTYKDLRIESSKFMADQDFEGIAIGGLSVGEPIDMMYEFTDLNTDYLPKEKARYLMGVGTPANLLEGVARGVDMFDCVMPTRNARNGTIFTRNGRVNIRNAQWKEHHDYLDPDFPSDLCSKYTMAYIHHLIRNNEIFGMVLASIHNLTFYLWLMEEVRERIADDTFGEWYPGMVERLENRI, translated from the coding sequence TTGTACACACTTAAAAAGACAGCATCTACCACAAAAGCACGGCTTGGCGAACTACAAACGGCACATGGTACTATTCAGACTCCCATTTTTATGCCCGTTGGCACCCTGGGAACCGTAAAAGGAGTTTCACAGGATACCCTGGTAGATCAGATTAAAGCACAGATAATTCTTGGCAATACCTATCACCTGTATTTGCGGCCGGGGTGTGATATAATCAAAGAAGCGGGTGGATTGCATAAATTTATGAACTGGGATCTGCCTATTCTTACCGACTCCGGCGGATACCAGATTTTTTCCCTTTCCGATAACCGGGAGCTGGACGAGGAAGGAGCTCACTTCCAAAGCCATATTGACGGCTCCCGACATACGTTTACTCCGGAAAATGTGGTGGAAACCCAGCGTATTCTTGGGTCCGATATTATGATGCTACTTGATGAATGTCCGCCCTATCCCAGTTCGTATGACTACGCCAAAAACTCCATGGAACTAACACACCGCTGGGCCAAACGCGGCAGAAAAGCATTTCTTGAAACGGAACCTCTGTATGGTCACGAACAGGCTCAGTTCGGTATTGTCCAGGGAGGAACGTATAAGGATTTACGGATTGAGTCTTCCAAATTTATGGCCGATCAGGATTTTGAAGGTATTGCCATTGGTGGACTGAGTGTAGGGGAACCCATTGACATGATGTACGAATTTACCGATTTGAACACCGATTATCTCCCCAAAGAAAAAGCACGCTACCTGATGGGTGTTGGAACTCCAGCCAACTTGCTGGAAGGAGTGGCCCGCGGCGTGGATATGTTCGACTGCGTGATGCCCACTCGGAATGCCAGAAACGGGACCATTTTTACCCGAAACGGAAGAGTGAATATCCGGAATGCGCAATGGAAAGAACATCACGATTATCTCGATCCTGATTTTCCCAGCGATTTGTGCAGCAAATACACGATGGCTTATATCCACCACCTGATTCGGAATAACGAGATTTTTGGGATGGTGCTGGCATCTATCCATAACCTGACATTCTATTTATGGCTGATGGAAGAAGTGCGGGAGCGAATAGCAGATGACACTTTTGGCGAATGGTATCCGGGAATGGTTGAAAGACTGGAGAATAGGATTTAG
- a CDS encoding DUF2007 domain-containing protein, whose translation MSFFSKSPKPNDIDNWVCVLEGSTDLEIEMAKNYLSNLKIPSNILSKRDSAYSLNVSEMAMVYLYVPKEFEKKARKALEDLEEENPDFNPDTE comes from the coding sequence ATGAGTTTTTTCTCCAAATCCCCCAAGCCAAACGATATCGATAATTGGGTTTGTGTGCTTGAAGGCAGCACAGACCTCGAAATCGAAATGGCGAAGAACTACCTGTCTAACCTGAAGATTCCTTCCAATATCTTGTCCAAGCGCGATTCGGCCTACAGCCTGAATGTAAGTGAGATGGCGATGGTCTATTTATACGTGCCCAAAGAGTTTGAAAAAAAAGCCCGTAAGGCACTGGAAGATCTTGAAGAAGAAAATCCCGATTTCAATCCTGACACCGAATAA